From Aegilops tauschii subsp. strangulata cultivar AL8/78 chromosome 5, Aet v6.0, whole genome shotgun sequence:
AAACAATCCGAAACACTGCCATCGCCAAGCTCCTTCGCTGATGAGGTACCGGTTGTCGTCAAGCAGGAACAGCTACGTCTTCTTGCTTCTGGTATATTTTACTAGATTCCGATTTTAATCTACTCTCCACCTGATTTCTCCTCAGGCTCTTCGGACGGACCTCCCTCTGTAACACCAACTTCCGCAGGACGGAGCACGCGATCATGTAACATGTACCCAACCTGAAATCACAAAAATGTGCAGGAAATCATGCATACGTCAGGGGAAAACAGAATTTTGCCGGTTCTAATAGAGGTTTCAGATGTCGCCAGCCAATCTCAAACCATTTGGGGTATGCACAATTGATTGTACCAATATGTGATGGGCATTTCAATCATAGTCGCTATCCAAAACTCATCAAGAGATTTAAGGTTAAGACCACTACATATAATTTCAAGCTGCCCACGTAAATATGCAAATTCAAAACGCTCCATTTGTCCTGATATAGCCTCTGGGGAGAAAAAGAATCATGACACATGAAAATAGCCCATTACTGTGACTACTGGAGTACAGCTAAGTTCATGCCTCGTTTCTTAGCAAAACTGCACCAGAAGTTTATGCAGGACCCCCAGTGAGACGGATAAAAGCCCAATGCGTAACTATCTGAGCTTAATGGCCAAAGGGTTGAGCTTGAGCACATTTTACTGGATTTCTAGTGTTGTGCAGAAAGCCATAGGTGCACAGAGAGTTCAAAAGAGATTTCTCTACTTCAAAGTTCAAAACGGACTGGTTTTCAGAGTCTAAAAGAGAACGGCTGTGAATATTTATTGAGCAAACAACCTACAGGGAAGGAGGGGCATGATATCGCTACCCTACCCACAATAGATGGTTGAATCAAAGATTTGGCCCAACAATGCCAAGTTAAAATTCACTTCTCATGTCTAAATTATTGTCAATTCCATTCATACAACTAACCGATTTATGCTGCAACTTGAGACACATTTTCTTCTATTCACTAACGAAACTATCACAGTGCAAATCCGTACACCATATGAGCATTACTCTCATAATGAGTCAAGGAGAGACTGGGAAGTGGGAAGGATATCCATACAACATTGTTTCTAAGATAGTGATATAGGTAAAGCAGGGAATATGGCAATACAAAAGGTTTAACATTAACTACACATGTAGGTTGTTTTAAAATTTTATGCAATCAGACATTACTCTCAGAAGTGATTCTCCTTGTAAATGCTATTCCATGGAGATATAATGTCAAAACAGCCAAAATATGTGTACAGGGGTACACGTGTCACAGCCACGAATAATAAATCTGGATTTTAAAAAAATTACAAAGCAAAGCCAGTAGCCAGTAACTGGGCCAGGTGTTTCCAAGCATTGACTATTCTTTACGCTTGTTCTATGCAATCCAAATATTCTGATTTGCTATTTTATTGTTCATTCTATATACATCTTTCATCAAAGTTACCTAACAGCATGACCATCTACATCTACAATGAGTACAAAAGAGCATATTTCTAGACGGTAGGTCCGGTGTGGCTGTATAAACATAAAATTATAAGACCATATGTCCGTAAAACAAGCCTAAAGAATACAAAACTGTCAATCGACAAAATACAGATGAATACAGCAATAGATCAAACTCAAGAACTAACCATTTTAGATTTAATTGAACAGGGAAAAACATACATATAAGAATCTTGATGATGATACATACCTTCACAACAGAAGCAACAGTTCCGGATGGTTTTGAAGGATCAGGAATTTGGAAAAGTGCAAAATGCTTATCAGGATCGAATTTCTCATTCAACGGATCAAACCTTTCGACTCCAAACTTCTTAAAAACCTGTTCAAAATTGAGGAAAATCCCAATTAGGCAATATTATCACCCAGAAAGCAATGTGCAAAAGGAGAAAAAATAGTTAAAAGCACAAATGAAAAGTAGGACAAAATTCAGGTACAGAAAAGCTACAATACGGAGGAAACAGAATCATATTCTGATGAATAGCATGCACTATATAGAAAAAGTACCTCTCCGAGTTGCTTAtcagtcatgtcaacaccctccaGTAAGGTTTTTAGTAATGGTACAGCTCCACTAGAATCTTCGGATGTATCTAATTTTGAGAAGCTTTCCTTTACAACAGATGAAGCTCGAGCCAAATTGTCAGCAACATCTAACAAGCTCTTAGAGAAGTTCTGCATACACGATTAAGACGCTATAAGAAATAGCATTCAAAATAGCTAATCAAAATGCTTATAAATATCACTATGCCATCAAAATTTTAAACTATAAATCAGATGTAACAACATCACACCTGCACTGCATATTTTTTTGAGTTCTCAGATTCACGCTTTGTCCTGGCAATGACATTTTCCATTT
This genomic window contains:
- the LOC109779852 gene encoding grpE protein homolog 2, mitochondrial isoform X2, whose translation is MVAARLLARATRQCAAAVVASAARRPLGGVAAVAARPLASSFGPARVPYMLNQPLRYSSNIFQRFGFSSSTPQQNDKEVHEPKDQESTAHESNGEASKEDSGTEDLDLSKEDLVKLVFEKDELLTSKDEEIKDMKDKVLRSYAEMENVIARTKRESENSKKYAVQNFSKSLLDVADNLARASSVVKESFSKLDTSEDSSGAVPLLKTLLEGVDMTDKQLGEVFKKFGVERFDPLNEKFDPDKHFALFQIPDPSKPSGTVASVVKVGYMLHDRVLRPAEVGVTEGGPSEEPEEKSGGE
- the LOC109779852 gene encoding grpE protein homolog 2, mitochondrial isoform X1, coding for MVAARLLARATRQCAAAVVASAARRPLGGVAAVAARPLASSFGPARVPYMLNQPLRYSSNIFQRFGFSSSTPQQNDKEVHEPKDQESTAHESNGEASKEDSGSSGSTEDLDLSKEDLVKLVFEKDELLTSKDEEIKDMKDKVLRSYAEMENVIARTKRESENSKKYAVQNFSKSLLDVADNLARASSVVKESFSKLDTSEDSSGAVPLLKTLLEGVDMTDKQLGEVFKKFGVERFDPLNEKFDPDKHFALFQIPDPSKPSGTVASVVKVGYMLHDRVLRPAEVGVTEGGPSEEPEEKSGGE